A genome region from Setaria italica strain Yugu1 chromosome III, Setaria_italica_v2.0, whole genome shotgun sequence includes the following:
- the LOC101768765 gene encoding 40S ribosomal protein S23, with protein MGKTRGMGAGRKLKTHRRNQRWADKAYKKSHLGNEWKKPFAGSSHAKGIVLEKIGIEAKQPNSAIRKCARVQLVKNGKKIAAFVPNDGCLNYIEENDEVLIAGFGRKGHAVGDIPGVRFKVVKVSGVSLLALFKEKKEKPRS; from the exons ATGGG AAAGACACGTGGTATGGGAGCTGGGCGCAAGCTCAAGACCCACCGCAGGAACCAGAGGTGGGCAGACAAGGCATACAAGAAGAGTCATTTGGGGAATGAGTGGAAGAAACCCTTTGCTGGATCATCTCACGCCAAGGGCATTGTTCTGGAGAAGAT TGGTATTGAGGCCAAGCAGCCGAACTCTGCCATCCGTAAGTGTGCCCGTGTTCAGCTGGTGAAGAACGGGAAGAAGATTGCTGCCTTTGTGCCGAATGATGGTTGCCTGAACTATATTGAGGAGAAT GATGAGGTGCTGATTGCTGGATTTGGTCGTAAGGGACATGCCGTCGGAGATATTCCCGGTGTCAGGTTCAAGGTTGTGAAGGTATCTGGTGTGTCGCTGCTCGCGCTCTtcaaggagaagaaggagaagccAAGGTCTTAG
- the LOC101769172 gene encoding probable DNA helicase MCM8 isoform X3: MYADTMKGHQPKGSTIDVTPVEKRLADVWKRYFPEEAGFSESDRKVRIAAALFESSFSTVVKGLQSRVEDDGSDILSLPIDFKQLQESCVFIKDELEESPKEVLLCMGAAAHLALCSGKINKVNIRLYNTGATIALKKLKAAFIKKLVTVRGTVVKVSTVKPLVLELEFRCMKCGKENPRVFCDGKFSPPMSCTIQGCRSRTFTPDRSSAKLMDFQKIRIQELVSADNHEEGRVPRTIECELTEDLVDCCIPGEIVTVTGIVKVLNNMDVGGGKSRSKNQGLYYLYLEAVSVRNLKTCAVSDEEIRARGICDFQSNTERDRDFAVNYKKEHGADVFRQILQSFCPSIYGHELVKAGITLALFGGVQKNSMDQDKVPVRGDIHVVVVGDPGLGKSQLLQAAAAVSPRGIYVCGNTTTKAGLTVAVVKDSMTNDYAFEAGAMVLADRGICCIDEFDKMSAEHQALLEAMEQQCVSVAKAGLVASLSARTSVLAAANPVGGHYDRAKTVNENLKMSAALLSRFDLVFILLDKPDELLDKRVSDHIIALHTNEGDNFKSNKRIRTGFGVVGNSVASRLRLHPEKDKDFAPLAGQFLRKYIAYSREHVFPRMSKAAAEILKKFYLGLRNRSTSADGTPITARQLESLVRLAEARARVDLREEVTREDAQDVVDIMKESLYDKYVDEHGFVDFARSGGMSQQKEARTFLNALNKESELQRKDCFSRTEIYNLADKISLRVPDLDALVDNLNSLGYLLLKGGMYQLVTASYSQCQPTRSK; encoded by the exons ATGTACGCCGACACAATGAAGGGCCACCAACCCAAAGGGTCCACTATTGACGTCACCCCCGTCGAGAAGCGGCTCGCGGATGTCTGGAAGAGGTACTTCCCCGAGGAGGCAGGGTTCTCGGAGTCCGACCGCAAGGTCCGCATTGCCGCCGCGCTGTTTGAATCCTCCTTCTCCACGGTGGTGAAGGGCCTTCAGTCACGG GTCGAAGATGATGGCAGTGACATTTTAtctcttccgattgatttcaaGCAGCTTCAGGAGTCATGCGTGTTTATTAAAGATGAACTCGAGGAATCTCCAAAAGAAGTCTTGCTTTGCATGGGAGCTGCAGCTCATCTG GCTTTATGTTCAGGAAAGATCAACAAGGTCAATATTAGGCTTTACAATACGGGGGCGACTATTGCTTTGAAGAAACTAAAAGCAGCCTTTATCA AGAAACTTGTCACCGTGCGCGGCACTGTTGTAAAAGTCAGCACTGTAAAACCTCTTGTCCTGGAGCTGGAATTCCGTTGCATGAAGTGTGGTAAAGAAAACCCACGAGTGTTCTGTGATGGGAAGTTTTCACCTCCAATGTCCTGTACCATTCAGGGATGCAGGAGCAGAACCTTCACTCCAGATAGATCTAGTGCAAAGTTGATGGATTTCCAGAAAATAAG GATACAGGAGCTTGTTAGTGCTGACAACCATGAAGAAGGCCGAGTGCCACGAACAATTGAGTGTGAGCTTACAGAAGACCTCGTTGATTGTTGCATCCCTGGAGAGATAGTAACGGTAACTGGAATCGTCAAAGTACTGAACAATATGGATGTTGGAGGAG GGAAGTCCAGAAGCAAGAACCAGGGTTTATACTACCTGTACCTAGAAGCAGTTTCAGTGAGAAACCTGAAGACCTGTGCTGTTTCAGACGAAGAAATTCGGGCTAGAGGAATTTGTGATTTTCAGAGCAATACTGAAAGGGATCGTGATTTTGCTGTCAATTATAAAAAAGAACATGGTGCTGATGTATTTCGCCAAATACTTCAATCCTTTTGTCCCTCCATCTATGGGCATGAACTTGTAAAAG CTGGTATCACACTTGCTCTTTTCGGCGGTGTGCAGAAGAACTCAATGGATCAAGACAAGGTCCCTGTTAGAGGAGACATTCATGTTGTTGTAGTTG GTGATCCAGGCCTAGGCAAGAGCCAACTCCTTCAAGCTGCAGCAGCTGTTTCCCCACGAGGAATATATGTATGTGGGAATACTACGACAAAGGCTGGCCTAACTGTTGCTGTGGTTAAAGATTCTATGACAAATGATTATGCATTTGAGGCTG GTGCAATGGTCCTTGCTGATCGTGGAATATGCTGTATTGATGAGTTTGATAAAATGTCTGCAGAACATCAG GCTTTACTTGAAGCCATGGAGCAGCAATGTGTTTCTGTTGCAAAGGCTGGCCTTGTAGCCAGTTTATCAGCTCGTACCTCTGTGTTGGCAGCTGCAAATCCTGTTGGTGGTCATTATGA CCGAGCAAAAACAGTGAATGAGAATCTAAAGATGAGTGCTGCCCTCCTGTCTCGTTTTGACTTGGTTTTTATTCTACTTGACAAGCCAGACGAGTTACTAGATAAAAGAGTGTCAGATCATATAATAGCT CTTCATACCAACGAAGGTGATAATTTCAAATCCAACAAGAGGATCAGAACAG GGTTTGGAGTTGTTGGGAATTCAGTGGCTTCAAGACTGAGACTACACCCAGAGAAAGATAAGGATTTCGCTCCATTAGCTGGGCAATTTCTTCGCAAGTATATAGCTTATTCAAGAGAACATGTATTCCCTAG AATGTCAAAGGCAGCAGCtgaaattttgaaaaaatttTATTTGGGATTGAGAAACCGCAGCACTTCTGCTGACGGTACACCCATCACAGCCAGGCAGTTGGAAAGCCTAGTCAGATTAGCTGAAGCTCGTGCTCGCGTGGATCTAAGAGAAGAAGTGACCAGAGAAGATGCTCAG GATGTTGTAGATATCATGAAGGAATCTCTCTATGACAAATATGTTGATGAACATGGTTTTGTCGATTTTGCTCGGAGCGGTGGGATGAGCCAACAAAAGGAGGCAAGGACGTTTCTGAATGCGTTAAACAAGGAATCTGAGTTGCAACGAAAAGATTGCTTTTCAAGAACT GAGATTTACAACTTAGCTGATAAGATCAGCTTGCGAGTTCCAGACTTAGATGCTCTTGTTGATAATTTGAACAGTCTCGGTTACCTTCTGCTAAAAGGAGGGATGTATCAG CTGGTGACTGCGTCATATTCACAGTGCCAGCCAACAAGGTCAAAATG A
- the LOC101769172 gene encoding probable DNA helicase MCM8 isoform X2, protein MYADTMKGHQPKGSTIDVTPVEKRLADVWKRYFPEEAGFSESDRKVRIAAALFESSFSTVVKGLQSRVEDDGSDILSLPIDFKQLQESCVFIKDELEESPKEVLLCMGAAAHLALCSGKINKVNIRLYNTGATIALKKLKAAFIKKLVTVRGTVVKVSTVKPLVLELEFRCMKCGKENPRVFCDGKFSPPMSCTIQGCRSRTFTPDRSSAKLMDFQKIRQELVSADNHEEGRVPRTIECELTEDLVDCCIPGEIVTVTGIVKVLNNMDVGGGKSRSKNQGLYYLYLEAVSVRNLKTCAVSDEEIRARGICDFQSNTERDRDFAVNYKKEHGADVFRQILQSFCPSIYGHELVKAGITLALFGGVQKNSMDQDKVPVRGDIHVVVVGDPGLGKSQLLQAAAAVSPRGIYVCGNTTTKAGLTVAVVKDSMTNDYAFEAGAMVLADRGICCIDEFDKMSAEHQALLEAMEQQCVSVAKAGLVASLSARTSVLAAANPVGGHYDRAKTVNENLKMSAALLSRFDLVFILLDKPDELLDKRVSDHIIALHTNEGDNFKSNKRIRTVSHNGDPGFGVVGNSVASRLRLHPEKDKDFAPLAGQFLRKYIAYSREHVFPRMSKAAAEILKKFYLGLRNRSTSADGTPITARQLESLVRLAEARARVDLREEVTREDAQDVVDIMKESLYDKYVDEHGFVDFARSGGMSQQKEARTFLNALNKESELQRKDCFSRTEIYNLADKISLRVPDLDALVDNLNSLGYLLLKGGMYQLVTASYSQCQPTRSK, encoded by the exons ATGTACGCCGACACAATGAAGGGCCACCAACCCAAAGGGTCCACTATTGACGTCACCCCCGTCGAGAAGCGGCTCGCGGATGTCTGGAAGAGGTACTTCCCCGAGGAGGCAGGGTTCTCGGAGTCCGACCGCAAGGTCCGCATTGCCGCCGCGCTGTTTGAATCCTCCTTCTCCACGGTGGTGAAGGGCCTTCAGTCACGG GTCGAAGATGATGGCAGTGACATTTTAtctcttccgattgatttcaaGCAGCTTCAGGAGTCATGCGTGTTTATTAAAGATGAACTCGAGGAATCTCCAAAAGAAGTCTTGCTTTGCATGGGAGCTGCAGCTCATCTG GCTTTATGTTCAGGAAAGATCAACAAGGTCAATATTAGGCTTTACAATACGGGGGCGACTATTGCTTTGAAGAAACTAAAAGCAGCCTTTATCA AGAAACTTGTCACCGTGCGCGGCACTGTTGTAAAAGTCAGCACTGTAAAACCTCTTGTCCTGGAGCTGGAATTCCGTTGCATGAAGTGTGGTAAAGAAAACCCACGAGTGTTCTGTGATGGGAAGTTTTCACCTCCAATGTCCTGTACCATTCAGGGATGCAGGAGCAGAACCTTCACTCCAGATAGATCTAGTGCAAAGTTGATGGATTTCCAGAAAATAAGGCAG GAGCTTGTTAGTGCTGACAACCATGAAGAAGGCCGAGTGCCACGAACAATTGAGTGTGAGCTTACAGAAGACCTCGTTGATTGTTGCATCCCTGGAGAGATAGTAACGGTAACTGGAATCGTCAAAGTACTGAACAATATGGATGTTGGAGGAG GGAAGTCCAGAAGCAAGAACCAGGGTTTATACTACCTGTACCTAGAAGCAGTTTCAGTGAGAAACCTGAAGACCTGTGCTGTTTCAGACGAAGAAATTCGGGCTAGAGGAATTTGTGATTTTCAGAGCAATACTGAAAGGGATCGTGATTTTGCTGTCAATTATAAAAAAGAACATGGTGCTGATGTATTTCGCCAAATACTTCAATCCTTTTGTCCCTCCATCTATGGGCATGAACTTGTAAAAG CTGGTATCACACTTGCTCTTTTCGGCGGTGTGCAGAAGAACTCAATGGATCAAGACAAGGTCCCTGTTAGAGGAGACATTCATGTTGTTGTAGTTG GTGATCCAGGCCTAGGCAAGAGCCAACTCCTTCAAGCTGCAGCAGCTGTTTCCCCACGAGGAATATATGTATGTGGGAATACTACGACAAAGGCTGGCCTAACTGTTGCTGTGGTTAAAGATTCTATGACAAATGATTATGCATTTGAGGCTG GTGCAATGGTCCTTGCTGATCGTGGAATATGCTGTATTGATGAGTTTGATAAAATGTCTGCAGAACATCAG GCTTTACTTGAAGCCATGGAGCAGCAATGTGTTTCTGTTGCAAAGGCTGGCCTTGTAGCCAGTTTATCAGCTCGTACCTCTGTGTTGGCAGCTGCAAATCCTGTTGGTGGTCATTATGA CCGAGCAAAAACAGTGAATGAGAATCTAAAGATGAGTGCTGCCCTCCTGTCTCGTTTTGACTTGGTTTTTATTCTACTTGACAAGCCAGACGAGTTACTAGATAAAAGAGTGTCAGATCATATAATAGCT CTTCATACCAACGAAGGTGATAATTTCAAATCCAACAAGAGGATCAGAACAG TGTCACATAATGGTGATCCAGGGTTTGGAGTTGTTGGGAATTCAGTGGCTTCAAGACTGAGACTACACCCAGAGAAAGATAAGGATTTCGCTCCATTAGCTGGGCAATTTCTTCGCAAGTATATAGCTTATTCAAGAGAACATGTATTCCCTAG AATGTCAAAGGCAGCAGCtgaaattttgaaaaaatttTATTTGGGATTGAGAAACCGCAGCACTTCTGCTGACGGTACACCCATCACAGCCAGGCAGTTGGAAAGCCTAGTCAGATTAGCTGAAGCTCGTGCTCGCGTGGATCTAAGAGAAGAAGTGACCAGAGAAGATGCTCAG GATGTTGTAGATATCATGAAGGAATCTCTCTATGACAAATATGTTGATGAACATGGTTTTGTCGATTTTGCTCGGAGCGGTGGGATGAGCCAACAAAAGGAGGCAAGGACGTTTCTGAATGCGTTAAACAAGGAATCTGAGTTGCAACGAAAAGATTGCTTTTCAAGAACT GAGATTTACAACTTAGCTGATAAGATCAGCTTGCGAGTTCCAGACTTAGATGCTCTTGTTGATAATTTGAACAGTCTCGGTTACCTTCTGCTAAAAGGAGGGATGTATCAG CTGGTGACTGCGTCATATTCACAGTGCCAGCCAACAAGGTCAAAATG A
- the LOC101769172 gene encoding probable DNA helicase MCM8 isoform X1 — MYADTMKGHQPKGSTIDVTPVEKRLADVWKRYFPEEAGFSESDRKVRIAAALFESSFSTVVKGLQSRVEDDGSDILSLPIDFKQLQESCVFIKDELEESPKEVLLCMGAAAHLALCSGKINKVNIRLYNTGATIALKKLKAAFIKKLVTVRGTVVKVSTVKPLVLELEFRCMKCGKENPRVFCDGKFSPPMSCTIQGCRSRTFTPDRSSAKLMDFQKIRIQELVSADNHEEGRVPRTIECELTEDLVDCCIPGEIVTVTGIVKVLNNMDVGGGKSRSKNQGLYYLYLEAVSVRNLKTCAVSDEEIRARGICDFQSNTERDRDFAVNYKKEHGADVFRQILQSFCPSIYGHELVKAGITLALFGGVQKNSMDQDKVPVRGDIHVVVVGDPGLGKSQLLQAAAAVSPRGIYVCGNTTTKAGLTVAVVKDSMTNDYAFEAGAMVLADRGICCIDEFDKMSAEHQALLEAMEQQCVSVAKAGLVASLSARTSVLAAANPVGGHYDRAKTVNENLKMSAALLSRFDLVFILLDKPDELLDKRVSDHIIALHTNEGDNFKSNKRIRTVSHNGDPGFGVVGNSVASRLRLHPEKDKDFAPLAGQFLRKYIAYSREHVFPRMSKAAAEILKKFYLGLRNRSTSADGTPITARQLESLVRLAEARARVDLREEVTREDAQDVVDIMKESLYDKYVDEHGFVDFARSGGMSQQKEARTFLNALNKESELQRKDCFSRTEIYNLADKISLRVPDLDALVDNLNSLGYLLLKGGMYQLVTASYSQCQPTRSK; from the exons ATGTACGCCGACACAATGAAGGGCCACCAACCCAAAGGGTCCACTATTGACGTCACCCCCGTCGAGAAGCGGCTCGCGGATGTCTGGAAGAGGTACTTCCCCGAGGAGGCAGGGTTCTCGGAGTCCGACCGCAAGGTCCGCATTGCCGCCGCGCTGTTTGAATCCTCCTTCTCCACGGTGGTGAAGGGCCTTCAGTCACGG GTCGAAGATGATGGCAGTGACATTTTAtctcttccgattgatttcaaGCAGCTTCAGGAGTCATGCGTGTTTATTAAAGATGAACTCGAGGAATCTCCAAAAGAAGTCTTGCTTTGCATGGGAGCTGCAGCTCATCTG GCTTTATGTTCAGGAAAGATCAACAAGGTCAATATTAGGCTTTACAATACGGGGGCGACTATTGCTTTGAAGAAACTAAAAGCAGCCTTTATCA AGAAACTTGTCACCGTGCGCGGCACTGTTGTAAAAGTCAGCACTGTAAAACCTCTTGTCCTGGAGCTGGAATTCCGTTGCATGAAGTGTGGTAAAGAAAACCCACGAGTGTTCTGTGATGGGAAGTTTTCACCTCCAATGTCCTGTACCATTCAGGGATGCAGGAGCAGAACCTTCACTCCAGATAGATCTAGTGCAAAGTTGATGGATTTCCAGAAAATAAG GATACAGGAGCTTGTTAGTGCTGACAACCATGAAGAAGGCCGAGTGCCACGAACAATTGAGTGTGAGCTTACAGAAGACCTCGTTGATTGTTGCATCCCTGGAGAGATAGTAACGGTAACTGGAATCGTCAAAGTACTGAACAATATGGATGTTGGAGGAG GGAAGTCCAGAAGCAAGAACCAGGGTTTATACTACCTGTACCTAGAAGCAGTTTCAGTGAGAAACCTGAAGACCTGTGCTGTTTCAGACGAAGAAATTCGGGCTAGAGGAATTTGTGATTTTCAGAGCAATACTGAAAGGGATCGTGATTTTGCTGTCAATTATAAAAAAGAACATGGTGCTGATGTATTTCGCCAAATACTTCAATCCTTTTGTCCCTCCATCTATGGGCATGAACTTGTAAAAG CTGGTATCACACTTGCTCTTTTCGGCGGTGTGCAGAAGAACTCAATGGATCAAGACAAGGTCCCTGTTAGAGGAGACATTCATGTTGTTGTAGTTG GTGATCCAGGCCTAGGCAAGAGCCAACTCCTTCAAGCTGCAGCAGCTGTTTCCCCACGAGGAATATATGTATGTGGGAATACTACGACAAAGGCTGGCCTAACTGTTGCTGTGGTTAAAGATTCTATGACAAATGATTATGCATTTGAGGCTG GTGCAATGGTCCTTGCTGATCGTGGAATATGCTGTATTGATGAGTTTGATAAAATGTCTGCAGAACATCAG GCTTTACTTGAAGCCATGGAGCAGCAATGTGTTTCTGTTGCAAAGGCTGGCCTTGTAGCCAGTTTATCAGCTCGTACCTCTGTGTTGGCAGCTGCAAATCCTGTTGGTGGTCATTATGA CCGAGCAAAAACAGTGAATGAGAATCTAAAGATGAGTGCTGCCCTCCTGTCTCGTTTTGACTTGGTTTTTATTCTACTTGACAAGCCAGACGAGTTACTAGATAAAAGAGTGTCAGATCATATAATAGCT CTTCATACCAACGAAGGTGATAATTTCAAATCCAACAAGAGGATCAGAACAG TGTCACATAATGGTGATCCAGGGTTTGGAGTTGTTGGGAATTCAGTGGCTTCAAGACTGAGACTACACCCAGAGAAAGATAAGGATTTCGCTCCATTAGCTGGGCAATTTCTTCGCAAGTATATAGCTTATTCAAGAGAACATGTATTCCCTAG AATGTCAAAGGCAGCAGCtgaaattttgaaaaaatttTATTTGGGATTGAGAAACCGCAGCACTTCTGCTGACGGTACACCCATCACAGCCAGGCAGTTGGAAAGCCTAGTCAGATTAGCTGAAGCTCGTGCTCGCGTGGATCTAAGAGAAGAAGTGACCAGAGAAGATGCTCAG GATGTTGTAGATATCATGAAGGAATCTCTCTATGACAAATATGTTGATGAACATGGTTTTGTCGATTTTGCTCGGAGCGGTGGGATGAGCCAACAAAAGGAGGCAAGGACGTTTCTGAATGCGTTAAACAAGGAATCTGAGTTGCAACGAAAAGATTGCTTTTCAAGAACT GAGATTTACAACTTAGCTGATAAGATCAGCTTGCGAGTTCCAGACTTAGATGCTCTTGTTGATAATTTGAACAGTCTCGGTTACCTTCTGCTAAAAGGAGGGATGTATCAG CTGGTGACTGCGTCATATTCACAGTGCCAGCCAACAAGGTCAAAATG A